A portion of the Saimiri boliviensis isolate mSaiBol1 chromosome 1, mSaiBol1.pri, whole genome shotgun sequence genome contains these proteins:
- the ACTR1B gene encoding beta-centractin encodes MESYDIIANQPVVIDNGSGVIKAGFAGDQIPKYCFPNYVGRPKHMRVMAGALEGDLFIGPKAEEHRGLLTIRYPMEHGVVRDWNDMERIWQYVYSKDQLQTFSEEHPVLLTEAPLNPSKNREKAAEVFFETFNVPALFISMQAVLSLYATGRTTGVVLDSGDGVTHAVPIYEGFAMPHSIMRVDIAGRDVSRFLRLLLRKEGVDFHTSAEFEVVRTIKERACYLSINPQKDEALETEKVQYTLPDGSTLDVGPARFRAPELLFQPDLVGDESEGLHEVLAFAIHKSDMDLRRTLFANIVLSGGSTLFKGFGDRLLSEVKKLAPKDVKIKISAPQERLYSTWIGGSILASLDTFKKMWVSKKEYEEDGSRAIHRKTF; translated from the exons GGTTCAGGGGTGATCAAAGCTGGCTTTGCAGGAGACCAGATTCCCAAATACTGTTTCCCAAACTA TGTCGGGCGGCCCAAGCACATGCGGGTGATGGCCGGAGCCTTGGAGGGGGACCTCTTCATTGGACCGAAAGCAGAG GAGCACCGGGGGCTGCTGACCATCCGCTACCCCATGGAGCACGGCGTGGTGCGAGACTGGAATGACATGGAGCGCATCTGGCAGTACGTCTACTCCAAGGACCAGCTGCAGACCTTCTCGGAGGAG CATCCTGTACTCCTCACGGAGGCCCCGCTCAACCCCAGTAAGAACCGGGAGAAGGCAGCGGAGGTGTTCTTTGAGACCTTCAATGTGCCAGCCCTGTTTATCTCCATGCAGGCTGTGCTTAGTCT GTACGCAACGGGACGCACGACAGGAGTGGTTCTAGATTCGGGGGACGGGGTCACTCATGCCGTGCCTATCTATGAGGGCTTTGCCATGCCACACTCCATCATGCGGGTGGACATTGCCGGCCGTGACGTTTCCCGCTTCCTCCGACTGCTGCTGCGCAAGGAAGGGGTTGACTTCCACACCTCAGCAGAGTTTGAGGTTGTCCGGACCATCAAAGAG CGAGCCTGCTACCTTTCCATCAACCCACAGAAGGACGAGGCTCTGGAGACGGAGAAGGTGCAGTACACCTTGCCAGACGGCAGCACACTCGAC GTTGGGCCTGCGAGATTCCGGGCCCCCGAGCTGCTGTTCCAGCCGGACCTTGTAGGGGATGAGAGCGAGGGGCTCCACGAGGTGCTGGCCTTCGCCATCCACAAGTCTGACATGGACCTGCGCCGGACACTGTTCGCCAACATTGTGCTTTCAGGTGGCTCAACTCTTTTCAAAG GCTTCGGAGACCGATTACTCAGTGAAGTGAAGAAGCTTGCCCCAAAGGACGTCAAAATCAAG ATCTCGGCCCCGCAGGAACGGCTGTACTCCACATGGATTGG CGGCTCCATTCTGGCCTCACTGGACACTTTTAAGAAGATGTGGGTGTCCAAAAAGGAATATGAAGAGGATGGCTCCCGTGCCATTCATCGCAAAACCTTCTAG